GGGAGTGAACGAAGCGGCACCCGCTGCCAATGGTTTGAACGGTGCCGCAGGTTTGAATAACGCTGTAACACCTGGTACTGGTTCCGAAGTAGCTTTACCGGCTGGTGGTTTAAATAACGTTGCAAGTTCGGAGCAAGTGGTTGCGCCCGGCAGTGCTCCGGCTGATAAGACGATACGACCATGGAAATCGCGGTGGATGCTCGCCGCCGGTGCCGCCGGTTTAATCGGCATTGCTGCGCTGTTAGTGTTTTTCCTGCCCGCAAAAGCACCATCTACTACTTACGATGCCGCGAACTTTGAGTTCAGTCTCAACAAGGTCATCGCCAATGGCGTACCCAACTCGGTGATCTTTAACTACGCCGCCCGCGAAAAGCCCGATTCGCTGTTCATTGTTCAAACCTGGGACATGTCGCGCAGAACGCGGGTGTCACCCGATCAGCATGCGCATTCGGCCATTTACTATTATCCCGGTTATTTTAACACCAAACTGATCGCCAATGACCAGGTTGTGAAAACGCAGGGCCTGTGGATCACTTCCAACGGCTGGTTGTGTTTGTTGGAACATGATCCGGCGCCAGTTTACTTCAAAAAGGAAGATTGCGAAAAGGATGGCGTAGTGGCGGTGACAGAAAATATGCTCGCAGACCATGCGTCGCTGCCACCACTTGTACGTTTCTTTAACCAGCGCGATATGGGCCTGTTAATGAGCGATCACTTCACGTTCGAAACGATGGTGAAAAACGATTTCGATGACGGGTCAAATGCCTGCCATCAATCGCAGGTGCTTATCCAGTGTAAAGATGATGTGATTATTATTCCACTGGCCGACAAATCTTGTGTAGGTGACCTGGTGTTGTACTTTTGCGGCTACCGGGTAGAAAGTAAGTTCGCTGACCTGTCAGGTTTCGGCTGCGACCTCACCGAATGGACTTCCCTGCGCGTGGAAACGGTGGGCCGGGAGGCAACGATCTATGTAAATAATAAAAAGGCACACCACTTAACCTTCCCCAACAAGCCTGCGGGCATCGTAGGTGTGCAATACCGCTTTAACGGCGCGGCGGCTGTAAAGGAAACACGGTTTGAGGCCGGTGCAAGGGTGTACGAGATGGACTAATATTTGCATCCTCTCTGCCAAAACATATCTTATGAAAAAGGAAACCGTAGCAAATGGCGCCCGTTTACTGCTGGGGGCCAGCCTCATATACGCCGGCATTAGTCATCTTACCTTTGCCCGCAAGGAGTTTCAGGCACAGGTGCCCGATTGGGTGCCGTTGAAGAAGGATGATACCGTGGTGTATTCCGGTGTTGCCGAAATCGCCCTGGGCAGTGCGTTATTGGTGGCACCGAAGAAGTACCGCCCCACAGTAGGGACCATCGCTGCCGCCTTTTTCGTAGCCGTTTTTCCCGGCAATATTTCCCAATACGTGAATAAACGAAGTGCATTCGGGCTGGATACTGATGCCAAAAGGTTGACCCGCCTGTTCTTTCAGCCGGCGCTGGTATACTGGGCGTGGAAGAGTACGCGGGCATCCGCGAAGAAGGCATAAACCCATCGTTGCGAAATTACCCTACCCATCTATAGGGTATTTTCGCTACTTTTATCCGGAGAATGCAATAACGCTATATTGTCAGGGGAAACAACAAATACCGACCAGGATCTGATCGCCAGGATCGCTGCGGGGTCAGAGGAAGCTTTGGGCCAGCTGTTTGAGCGATACTGGGAGCAACTATATTTATCCGCTTACCGCAAGCTGGCCGACGATCAGTTAGCCCGCGAAGTGGTGAATGATGTATTTATGGATATCTGGCGCCTGCGTGGACAACGAGACATTTCCAACGTGCCCGCTTATCTGGGTAAAGCTGTTTACAACCGCGTTATCAACAAACTTGTCGGGAAGAAGGATGTTTACTTCTTCGATATCCTCGAAAATCATGGCGCCTCCCTGTACGAGGCGGACCAGAACCTGCTGCAGAAAGACCTGATCGCGATGATCGGCGCCTGGATAACCACCCTTCCGGAACGCCGCCGCGAGATATTCATCCGCCACTATTTCGAACACCTTACTACCGCCGAAATTGCCGAGAAGATGGGCATCTCCCAAAAAACGGTACAAAATCAGCTGAGCGCCGCCGTGCAATATCTGCGCACGCATTACGGCCACCTGCTGCCTGCATTAATGCTAATGCAGTCATTCTTTCCCAGGAAATAAAAAAAGTTGGGTACAGGACGGGAAGATCGGCTTTAAAGCTTGTCTATATACCTAAACGCCTGTTGTGATTAAACCCGAATCAGAAGATATTATTCATTTTTTCAGGATGCTGGAACGGTATACTGCCGGTACGGCCAGTCCTGCGGAGACGGAGTTCGTGGAGCGCTATATGCAGCTGCTCGAATACCGGTCGCCGGCCCCGCCCGACTTTGCATCGACGAAGGATGATATAGGTAAGGAAATCAAAAACCAACTGTTTGATGCAATAGCCCAGGATACTGTGCGCCCGGCCATTCACCGGGTTCACTTCCTGCGGCGTTACTGGTGGGCGGCCGCGGCGGCCGTGGTATTGCTGGCCGGCGGTGGTTACGCCCTGTTACGTCAGCAACCGGTGCCACAAACGCAGGTAGCGGCTGTAGTGGACGTACAACCCGGCAAATCGGGTGCAATACTAACACTCGCCAATGGCGAACAGGTGCTGCTGGATAGTCTCGGTAACGGGCAGGTGGCGGTGCAGTCAGGCGCTACTGTGCATATACAGAATGGTGCGCTGCTTTATGACCAGCACGGCGGGGATGGTGCGGTGGCTTTCAATACCGTGTCTACACCGAAAGGCCGCCAGTTCCGGGTAATACTGCCGGATGGTACGAAGGTATGGCTGAACGCAGCCAGCAGTCTTACTTATCCCACGCACTTCGATGGCCGGGAGCGCCAGGTGACGGTAGCGGGGGAAGCTTATTTCGAAGTGGCGCAAATCGCGCAGCAGCCCTTCAAGGTAAAAGTAAATGATCGTACCGAAGTGCTGGTACTGGGTACGAGCTTTAACATCAATGCTTACTATAATGAAGCCGGCATATACACCACGTTGCTGAGTGGTGCGGTAAAAGTGACGAACGACGCCGCCGGTAAAGTGCTGCGGCCCGGCGAGCAGGCCGGTATATTGGCGGGAAGCCGCGATATAGCGGTAGCCCCGGTGAATACAGCGGAAGTGGTAGCGTGGAAGAACGGCAGCTTCGCCTTCGCGAATGCGGACATTCAAACGGTAATGCGGCAGCTGGAGCGTTGGTACGACATAGAAGTGAGGTACGAAGGAGCAATACCGGAGGGTACTTTCAGCGGGGAGATAGACCGTTCACTCACGCTTACGCAGGTGCTGAACGGTTTGGCGAAAACCCGCATCCGTTACCGGTTAGAGGGGGAGCATCAATTGATAATTCAACCATAGTGGTCAATAAAAAAAACCGGGTGCAAAGATTGGCGTCCTGTCCCGGTTCCGTTTTGTTTTTAAACAGGTGTCTTAAAAAAGCCTATTGTCAAACTTAAACAGCGTAAAAGTATGAAAAAATCAGTGGATTCCGTCCCGCCGGGACTTTAGCGAAGAACGAGTAATCAACCAGAATTAAACAGCCGCATACACTATTGATCCGGGGGCAAAGATTGGCGTCCTGCCCTGGCTATAGCCGATGCTGCGCTGCAAGGTGTCTTAACCGCATTGTTCACTTAAATTATCGGAATGCAAATGAAGGATCATTGCATCACGCTCCGCCGTGTGTCCAAAGGAAGGGCAGGAGCATCAACCAAAATTGAAAGAGCTATGAAATTAGTATCCATCATGCTGATGGCTTTTGCTTTACAGCTTAGCGCCAGGTCGATGGCTCAAACGATCAATTACTCCGGTAAAAATGTTGCCGTACAACAGGTGTTTGCTGCTATCAAAGCACAAACGAGTTACAAGTTTTTTTATCGTAACGAAGACCTCACCGGCTTAAACCATGTCACGCTCGAATTGAAGCAGGCATCGCTCGAAGAAGCGTTGCGAAAGGTATTGAACAACCAGCCGCTCGACTATTCCATAGAAGGTAACACCATCTTCATCACCCGTCGCCCCGAGCAAGTGACAGTCGGCATTCCCTACAGCGGTGTGCAGGAGATGAGGGGAGACGTGAAAGGAGTGATCACCGATATTCATAACAACCGCCTGAGCGGCATTACCGTTGTGGCGAAGGAAGGTAAACAAATGACCGTATCCGGCGAGCATGGTCAGTTTTTGCTCCGCAATGTAAAACAGGGCGACTCGATCATTTTCAGCAGCATCAACTACGAAAGGATGGCTATTCCCGCCACGTTCCAGGAACATATGGTGGTACTGAACTACAAAGTAACAGCGCTTTCGGGAGTGAAAATCGTATACAGTACGGGTTACCAGGAAGTGTCGCGCGAGCGGGCCACGGGCGCTTTTGCCCAGGCAGATATGAAAGTATTTCAGCAACGCGCCACCACGAACGATATCCTGTCGCGACTCGACGGGCAAATTGCCGGTCTCACGGTAATGCCTAATACTTTCAACCAGGACGTATTAAATCCCGGTGTACAAACCAATAAAGTGGTGATACGCGGTCTCGGCTCTGTTAACTCAACCAATGACCCGATATACGTGGTGAACGGCGTGATCGTTACCGACTTTAGCACGGTGAATCCGCAGGATATAGAAGATATTACAGTATTGAAAGATGCGGCCGCTGCGGCCATCTATGGTGCCAGGGCCAGTAACGGGGTGATCGTGGTACGTACCCGCGACGGTCAGAAAAAGCAACGCCTGCAGGTGAACTATGCGGGCAACTATACGTTCAGCGGCAAGCCGCACCTGGACTATGTACCGTACATGAACAGCCGGCAGTTTATCGAAACTTCGCGTGAAATCTTCGCACCGGACGTTTATCCCGCCGAAACGTTTGCCTATTCCAACATGCTGCCCCATACAAGGGTGATGTACGACGAATACCTTGGCCTCATTTCTTCCGCCACCGCCGATCACCTGCTGGATAGTATGGCGAATATCAGCAACCGCGGGCAGATACGTGACATGTTGTACCGCAATGCGATGCTGACTAACCACACGGTTTCCGCTTCGGGTGGCACGGATAACTATTCTTTTTATGCCTCTCTCGGTTATACTGGTGTACAGTCACCCACGCCCGGTGAGCGCGATAACAGTTATAAGTTTAACGTGTCGCAGCAGTTCAATGTTGGTAAACGCGTCACTATAGGCTTAAACACAACGCTGATCAACAGGAATACCAGCAAAAGAGGCGGCCTCTCAGCCTCCTATAGTTTCCTGCCTTACCAGTTGTTCAAGGATGGCGCAGGCAACGACCTTAACTTCGCTTCGCTGATGCAGTGGAACGATTCGCTGCGCAACGACTACCAGTCGAGAAGCCGTGTTAACCTCGATTATTACCCGTTAATTGACCAGCAATATAACGAGTCGAAAAGCAACGCCCTGTCTATGAACCTTACCGCGAACGTAACGGCAAATATCTGGCGGGGATTGAGCTACCAGGGTGTTTTCGGATATATTAAGAATCCCGGCACACAGGAAACATATACCGACAACCGCTCCTACATGCAGCGCATGCAACAGCTGAATTTTACCATTGCGCCCACTGAAAACGATGTTCCACAGTATCTGCTGCCTGCCACCGGCGGTATGTACAGCACCACCAGCTTTGAGCAAAGAAACTGGACGGTGCGCAATCAGCTGGTATATGATACGCGTGTTCGCCAGGGCAGAGATGCCTTGTCGCTGCAGGCTGGGCAGGAGGTATTAGAGAACTTCAGTTCCTCCACACAAACGACCTTACTTGGTTATGACAGGCAGCTGGGTTCTTATCCGCTGATAGACTATGCCACCTTAAGTCAGCCCAACTTCGGAACGGTGACCGGCTTTGCGTCATTGGGCGTACGGCCCTTTGATATCACTACGGTTTTATCCCGCTTCCGTTCTTACTTCGCGCTGGGTAACTATACGTTCGATGATCGTTACAGCCTGGACCTTAGCTGGAGGCGCGATCAGAGTAACCTGTTCGGTGCCGATATTGCCGCGCAAAACAAACCAGCATACAGCATAGGTGGTAAGTGGCAGATCAACAAGGAGCAGTTTATGCAGCGCATAAGCTGGGTAAATGAACTCGGCCTGCGGTTGAGCTATGGCGTTACGGGTAACTCACCGGCCGCTATTGCCGGCAATGGCACTTCGATGGATATCTTAAACGCCATGCCGCAATCGCAATCGGGCAGTATTGCCGGCGATGCCTTAACGGTAGAAACAATTGCCAACCCCAAACTTACCTGGGAAGCGACCCGCACCATCAACGCCGGTTTAAACTTCCGGATACTTCAGGGCAGATTGCATGGCGTGTTCAACTATTATCAACGTAAAACAGAAGGCCTGCTCGCAACCCTGCGCTTAAATCCTTTCTCCGGCTTTGCCGTAACGATGGGTAACCTGGGTGATATGGAGAATAAAGGTATCGACTTAGAACTGCACGCTCAGAACATCATTGCCGGCGACTTCCGCTGGTCTACCGATTTGATTATCGGCCATAACCGGAATAAGTTATTATCGCTGGGCGTTCCCTCCGCATCTTCTTACTCCAATACGCCGATGGGCAGGTTGTTCTCCAACCACATCGTCGGTTATTCCGCCCAAACCCTGTTCTCTTACCGTTATGCAGGGCTCGACAATATGGGCGATCCGCTGATTTACCTGGCAGACAAATCCACTACAAAGGCACCTAATATCGCTACGGTGAAGGATATGGTGTACAGTGGCACGACGCAGCCCGTGGTAAATGGCGGCTTCCGCAATACGTTCGACTACAAAGGCTGGAGCCTGGGCGTGAACATGGTATACAGCTTCGGGCATGTGATGCGGGCAGACGTAAACAACAGTTATTCAGGCCAGCTGGCGCAGACGGGGATGTATGGCGGCATCAGTGGTAACAACCTTTCTACCTACTTCCTCAACCGCTGGAAACAGCCGGGTGACGAGGCAAAGACCGACATTCCTTCTTATGTAGCAGACATGTACACCGATGCTACACGTCGCCACACGAACTATTATGTATATGCTGACAGAAATGTGCTCGATGCTTCTTATGTCAAAGTGCGGGACATCACCTTGTCTTATGACCTGCAGCCCGCGGCCCTGCGGCTGCTGCACGTTAAACAGGTGAACGTGTTTGTACAGGCCGGCAACTTCATGGTATGGAAGGCCAATGACCGCGATATTGATCCGGAGTTTATCAGTCCGCGCGGCGGAGGCAGGGTTACACCTGCGGCCCGGCATACCTACACCGCTGGCTTAAATGTTACACTCTAACCTTTAAAAAAGAGTTTATGAAGATGAAAAGAATTTATCCGCTGATATATATCGTTTGTTTGCTGCTCACTGCTTGCGGCGACAGCTTCCTCGACGTGATACCGCAGGGCAAAAGGATCGCCACCAATGTGGAAGATTATGACCTGCTGATGAACGAAATGGGTCTGTTCCGCGATAATGAGTATGCTCCGGGAGGATGGTCGGAAGCCATGATCATGGGCGATGATGCCGCTGCTTCGGGCAGGTATTTGTCGACTACGCAGATATTTGCTACACGCCTGTTTAACTGGGAGGCGCTCGTATACCAGGACAATGATCAGCCACCGGTATTTCTGCAAACCGCAGTCACCAACCTGTATACGTTCAACAAAGTGATCGCAGAAGTGGGAGGGGCAGCTGGTGGTACCGCAACACAAAAAGCCGCCCTGCGCGGCGAAGCGCTGGCCAGCAGAGCATGGACGAACCTGCAGCTGATCAACTATTACGCAAAACCTTATGCTGCGGGCACGGCTGCCACCGACCCAGGTTTCCCGATCATCACCATACCCGATGCTACCATTCAGCGTTATGAAAGAGGCACGGTGCAGCAGATGTACGATCACATCATCAAAGACCTGGAAGAAGCGATTGCCGTACTGCCCGTTACGCCGCGCATCCGGACCCGCTTCTCCAAACCCGCGGCGGAGGGTTTACTGGGTAAAGTGTACGTGTTTATGGGGCGGTACGCCGATGCGTTACCACACCTGAATAATGCATTCACCAGCCTTTCCGGCAGCAGCGTGCAGTTGTTCGACTACCAGCTTTTAACCGGCGTCGCCGATCCGAACTTTGGTTTTGACGGGCCGGGCAACGATCCGAACAACTTTACAGAAGATATCGTATCCAAAATATTCACCACCTCACCGCAGTCGTTTTTCCAGCTGAATAATCGCCCGTTGTTGCTCGCACCTGCTGCCGCAGCTTTGTACGACAGCCGCGACCTGCGCCTCAAATTATATTCAACCGGCGATGTAGATGGCAGTACCAATGCCGGCGGCCTGTTACGCAAATACGGTGTGCGCTATAACCGGTACGGATTACAGTTGCCTGAGCTATACCTGCTTCGGGCAGAGTGCCTCGCGCGTGGTAATAATCTGCCAGGCGCTGTGGCCGACCTGGAGGAACTTCGCAAGCACAGGATGCCTGCCGCCGCAGTAGCCGTACCATCGAATGTGGCTGCGGACCGGGACGCGCTTATTCGTTTCGTGATCGATGAACGTACCAGGGAGTTCGCGCTCCAGGGATATCGGTGGTTCGATATGCGCCGCCTGTCAGTAGATCCACTGTTCGCCAGCCAGACCTTTACACATACTACCTATAACCAGGACGGCAGCACTACCACCGTTACCATGGACCAACCCAACCGCCTGGTGATGAGAATACCCAACAGTTTTATGCTTAGCAATCCAGCCATGCAGAACAATCCATAAACCGAAACAGACATAAAGCAAATACTATGACGAGCATTGTAAAGCTCGAGCACTTGTCGCATAAATATGCAAGTGCCTGGGCGATCCGTGACATTAATATGCTAATCGGGCAAACCGGTATCATGGGGCTTTTAGGCTCCAATGGTGCCGGAAAGTCTACCACCATGAACATTATGTGTGGAGCGTTAAAGCAAACCGAAGGCGAAGTTTTCATTAACGGCATCAATATGCGGCAGCAGCCCGAGCTGGCCAAACAGCAGATCGGCTTCCTGCCGCAGCAGGCCCCCCTGTACATGGACCTTACCGTGGCCGAGTACCTGCGTTACTGCGCCGAGCTGCGCGCGATTCCTTCTTCCGGCATCAAGGCGGCCTTAGGTGCTGCGATGGAACGTTGCGGCGTAGCACATTATGCCAACCGGCTTATCCGTAACCTGTCGGGCGGTTACCGCCAGCGGGTGGGTATTGCTCAAGCCATCATCCACGAACCTAAACTTGTCGTACTGGATGAGCCTACCAACGGCCTGGATCCCAACCAGATCACCGAAGTGCGTGGATTGATAAGGGAAATTGCCCGCGAGCGCGCGGTGATCTTCTCCTCCCATATCCTGTCGGAAGTGCAGGTGTTATGCGATGAAGTAACGATGATCGAAGGCGGACGGGTCGTATTTGCCGATTCGATGGATGCGTTTAACAACTACATCGCGCCCCACAGTATTCTGATGGAAATGGAAAACCCTCCGGCAGCCAATACACTGCTTACCATTCCGGGTATTACGAGCGTGGAGTTCTCTACCCCGCGTAAAGCGCGCATCTTCTTTAGCGGCGACCAGGAAATTGTGGAGGCACTGGTAGCGGCCAGCGTGCAACAAGGCTGGCGGCTGAGGGGTATTCAGCTCGAAAAGAATGCACTGGACGAAATATTTAAACAACTCTCGAAACAATCTGCACAATAATACAGTAACCATGAAGATGATATTTAAGATAGCCAGAATAGAAATCAAACAGCTGTTCTACTCGCCGATCGCATGGTTTCTGCTGATCGTATTTTTAGTGCAGTGCAGCATGGCCTACAGTGAAGTGCTGGACGGATATGCCCGCCGGCAGGAGTTGGGCGGCTCCGCCATGACATCCATGAAGCTGCTTACCTCCTGGATATTCGGGGTGCAGTACGGCATATTTTCGACCGTACTTAAAAACCTGTTCCTCTACATTCCGCTGCTCACCATGGGCCTCATCAGCCGCGAAACCTCCAGCGGTACCATCAAACTGCTGTACTCATCACCCATTACCGTTACACAGATCGTGATGGGTAAATATGTGTCGATGCTGGTGTACAGCTTTTTCATGTTGTGCATTATCGCCCTGATGATGATCGTTGGCTGTTTCAATATACAGTCGCCCGATATCCCCATGATGCTCACGGC
This genomic interval from Chitinophaga horti contains the following:
- a CDS encoding DoxX family protein, encoding MKKETVANGARLLLGASLIYAGISHLTFARKEFQAQVPDWVPLKKDDTVVYSGVAEIALGSALLVAPKKYRPTVGTIAAAFFVAVFPGNISQYVNKRSAFGLDTDAKRLTRLFFQPALVYWAWKSTRASAKKA
- a CDS encoding RNA polymerase sigma factor codes for the protein MSGETTNTDQDLIARIAAGSEEALGQLFERYWEQLYLSAYRKLADDQLAREVVNDVFMDIWRLRGQRDISNVPAYLGKAVYNRVINKLVGKKDVYFFDILENHGASLYEADQNLLQKDLIAMIGAWITTLPERRREIFIRHYFEHLTTAEIAEKMGISQKTVQNQLSAAVQYLRTHYGHLLPALMLMQSFFPRK
- a CDS encoding FecR family protein; this encodes MIKPESEDIIHFFRMLERYTAGTASPAETEFVERYMQLLEYRSPAPPDFASTKDDIGKEIKNQLFDAIAQDTVRPAIHRVHFLRRYWWAAAAAVVLLAGGGYALLRQQPVPQTQVAAVVDVQPGKSGAILTLANGEQVLLDSLGNGQVAVQSGATVHIQNGALLYDQHGGDGAVAFNTVSTPKGRQFRVILPDGTKVWLNAASSLTYPTHFDGRERQVTVAGEAYFEVAQIAQQPFKVKVNDRTEVLVLGTSFNINAYYNEAGIYTTLLSGAVKVTNDAAGKVLRPGEQAGILAGSRDIAVAPVNTAEVVAWKNGSFAFANADIQTVMRQLERWYDIEVRYEGAIPEGTFSGEIDRSLTLTQVLNGLAKTRIRYRLEGEHQLIIQP
- a CDS encoding SusC/RagA family TonB-linked outer membrane protein, with the protein product MKLVSIMLMAFALQLSARSMAQTINYSGKNVAVQQVFAAIKAQTSYKFFYRNEDLTGLNHVTLELKQASLEEALRKVLNNQPLDYSIEGNTIFITRRPEQVTVGIPYSGVQEMRGDVKGVITDIHNNRLSGITVVAKEGKQMTVSGEHGQFLLRNVKQGDSIIFSSINYERMAIPATFQEHMVVLNYKVTALSGVKIVYSTGYQEVSRERATGAFAQADMKVFQQRATTNDILSRLDGQIAGLTVMPNTFNQDVLNPGVQTNKVVIRGLGSVNSTNDPIYVVNGVIVTDFSTVNPQDIEDITVLKDAAAAAIYGARASNGVIVVRTRDGQKKQRLQVNYAGNYTFSGKPHLDYVPYMNSRQFIETSREIFAPDVYPAETFAYSNMLPHTRVMYDEYLGLISSATADHLLDSMANISNRGQIRDMLYRNAMLTNHTVSASGGTDNYSFYASLGYTGVQSPTPGERDNSYKFNVSQQFNVGKRVTIGLNTTLINRNTSKRGGLSASYSFLPYQLFKDGAGNDLNFASLMQWNDSLRNDYQSRSRVNLDYYPLIDQQYNESKSNALSMNLTANVTANIWRGLSYQGVFGYIKNPGTQETYTDNRSYMQRMQQLNFTIAPTENDVPQYLLPATGGMYSTTSFEQRNWTVRNQLVYDTRVRQGRDALSLQAGQEVLENFSSSTQTTLLGYDRQLGSYPLIDYATLSQPNFGTVTGFASLGVRPFDITTVLSRFRSYFALGNYTFDDRYSLDLSWRRDQSNLFGADIAAQNKPAYSIGGKWQINKEQFMQRISWVNELGLRLSYGVTGNSPAAIAGNGTSMDILNAMPQSQSGSIAGDALTVETIANPKLTWEATRTINAGLNFRILQGRLHGVFNYYQRKTEGLLATLRLNPFSGFAVTMGNLGDMENKGIDLELHAQNIIAGDFRWSTDLIIGHNRNKLLSLGVPSASSYSNTPMGRLFSNHIVGYSAQTLFSYRYAGLDNMGDPLIYLADKSTTKAPNIATVKDMVYSGTTQPVVNGGFRNTFDYKGWSLGVNMVYSFGHVMRADVNNSYSGQLAQTGMYGGISGNNLSTYFLNRWKQPGDEAKTDIPSYVADMYTDATRRHTNYYVYADRNVLDASYVKVRDITLSYDLQPAALRLLHVKQVNVFVQAGNFMVWKANDRDIDPEFISPRGGGRVTPAARHTYTAGLNVTL
- a CDS encoding RagB/SusD family nutrient uptake outer membrane protein, with amino-acid sequence MKMKRIYPLIYIVCLLLTACGDSFLDVIPQGKRIATNVEDYDLLMNEMGLFRDNEYAPGGWSEAMIMGDDAAASGRYLSTTQIFATRLFNWEALVYQDNDQPPVFLQTAVTNLYTFNKVIAEVGGAAGGTATQKAALRGEALASRAWTNLQLINYYAKPYAAGTAATDPGFPIITIPDATIQRYERGTVQQMYDHIIKDLEEAIAVLPVTPRIRTRFSKPAAEGLLGKVYVFMGRYADALPHLNNAFTSLSGSSVQLFDYQLLTGVADPNFGFDGPGNDPNNFTEDIVSKIFTTSPQSFFQLNNRPLLLAPAAAALYDSRDLRLKLYSTGDVDGSTNAGGLLRKYGVRYNRYGLQLPELYLLRAECLARGNNLPGAVADLEELRKHRMPAAAVAVPSNVAADRDALIRFVIDERTREFALQGYRWFDMRRLSVDPLFASQTFTHTTYNQDGSTTTVTMDQPNRLVMRIPNSFMLSNPAMQNNP
- a CDS encoding ABC transporter ATP-binding protein, producing the protein MTSIVKLEHLSHKYASAWAIRDINMLIGQTGIMGLLGSNGAGKSTTMNIMCGALKQTEGEVFINGINMRQQPELAKQQIGFLPQQAPLYMDLTVAEYLRYCAELRAIPSSGIKAALGAAMERCGVAHYANRLIRNLSGGYRQRVGIAQAIIHEPKLVVLDEPTNGLDPNQITEVRGLIREIARERAVIFSSHILSEVQVLCDEVTMIEGGRVVFADSMDAFNNYIAPHSILMEMENPPAANTLLTIPGITSVEFSTPRKARIFFSGDQEIVEALVAASVQQGWRLRGIQLEKNALDEIFKQLSKQSAQ